A window of Coregonus clupeaformis isolate EN_2021a chromosome 28, ASM2061545v1, whole genome shotgun sequence contains these coding sequences:
- the LOC121542651 gene encoding cytochrome P450 2F3 isoform X2 codes for MKAGAMEMWSSVVLGGLLLVLLWLFRLRRQRHVRLPPGPRALPLLGNLHQIDKQAPFKTLTKWSGVYGPVMTVYLGPQQAVVLVGYEAVKEALVDQAEDFTGRAPVPFLVLVTRGYGLAISNGECWRQLRRFTLTTLREFGMGRKRMEEWIQEESQHLIESLDGTKAVAFDPHPFLSRTVSNVICSLVFGQRFGYEDDNFLHLLNIISAALRFGSSPLGQLYNIFPWLMERLPGRQQVVFGQMDELRSFVMKKIHEHQETMDPGNPRDFIDCFLTKLNQEKDVSSSEFHYENLVSTVLDLFLAGTETTSTTIRYAFMLLLKYPDIQEHVQQEIDTVIGRQRVPQMEDRKSLPFTEAVIHEVQRFLDIVPLNLPHYATKNISFRGYTIPQGTVILPMLHSVLRDQDHWATPTTFNPNHFLDQNGNFQKNPAFLAFSAGKRACVGESLARMEIFLFLVSLLQRFSFSCPGGPDSIDLSPEFSSFTNVPRHYQLIATPR; via the exons atgaag GCTGGAGCAATGGAGATGTGGAGTAGCGTGGTGTTGGGAGGCCTGCTGTTGGTTCTACTGTGGTTGTTCAggctgaggagacagagacacgtCCGTCTACCCCCAGGACCCCGAGCCCTGCCGCTGCTAGGCAACCTGCATCAGATTGACAAACAGGCCCCCTTCAAGACCCTCACCAAGTGGAGTGGTGTGTATGGGCCAGTGATGACAGTGTATCTGGGGCCCCAGCAAGCCGTGGTGCTGGTGGGGTACGAGGCAGTCAAGGAGGCTCTGGTGGACCAGGCTGAGGACTTCACAGGACGAGCTCCTGTCCCCTTCCTGGTCCTAGTTACCAGGGGATACGGTCTGGCCATTAGTAATGGGGAGTGTTGGCGCCAGCTGCGTCGTTTCACTCTGACCACGCTGAGAGAATTTGGGATGGGCCGTAAGAGGATGGAGGAGTGGATACAGGAGGAGAGCCAACACCTCATAGAAAGTCTGGACGGCACTAAAGCCGTGGCCTTCGACCCCCATCCATTCCTGAGTCGCACCGTGTCCAACGTCATCTGCTCCCTGGTGTTCGGCCAGCGCTTCGGCTACGAGGATGACAACTTCCTGCACTTGCTCAACATCATCTCAGCCGCACTGCGCTTTGGAAGCAGCCCCTTGGGACAGCTGTACAACATCTTCCCCTGGCTGATGGAACGCCTGCCTGGTCGGCAGCAAGTCGTATTCGGCCAGATGGACGAGCTGAGAAGCTTTGTGATGAAGAAGATCCACGAGCACCAGGAGACCATGGACCCAGGCAACCCTAGAGACTTCATAGACTGCTTCCTCACCAAACTCAACCAGGAGAAGGATGTGTCCTCCTCTGAGTTCCATTATGAGAACCTGGTGTCCACAGTGTTGGACCTCTTCCTGGCAGGAACAGAGACCACCAGCACCACTATCAGATACGCCTTCATGCTGCTTCTCAAATACCCCGACATTCAGGAGCACGTTCAGCAGGAGATTGACACAGTGATTGGCCGACAGCGCGTCCCTCAGATGGAGGACAGGAAGTCCCTCCCTTTCACAGAAGCTGTCATCCacgaggtgcagcgcttcctggACATCGTCCCATTGAACCTCCCGCACTATGCCACCAAGAATATCTCATTTAGAGGGTACACTATCCCTCAGGGCACCGTGATCCTCCCGATGCTGCACTCTGTTCTGAGAGACCAGGACCACTGGGCCACGCCCACAACCTTCAACCCCAATCACTTCCTTGATCAGAACGGAAACTTCCAGAAGAACCCCGCCTTCTTGGCTTTCTCTGCAGGTAAGCGTGCCTGTGTGGGGGAGTCTCTGGCTCGTATGGAGATCTTTCTGTTCCTGGTGTCTCTGCTGCAACGTTTCTCCTTCTCCTGCCCTGGAGGACCTGACAGCATTGACCTCAGCCCAGAGTTCAGCAGTTTCACTAACGTGCCGCGTCACTACCAGCTCATCGCTACCCCCCGCTGA
- the LOC121542651 gene encoding cytochrome P450 2F3 isoform X1 translates to MVSFRAAGYIPSKDFQAGAMEMWSSVVLGGLLLVLLWLFRLRRQRHVRLPPGPRALPLLGNLHQIDKQAPFKTLTKWSGVYGPVMTVYLGPQQAVVLVGYEAVKEALVDQAEDFTGRAPVPFLVLVTRGYGLAISNGECWRQLRRFTLTTLREFGMGRKRMEEWIQEESQHLIESLDGTKAVAFDPHPFLSRTVSNVICSLVFGQRFGYEDDNFLHLLNIISAALRFGSSPLGQLYNIFPWLMERLPGRQQVVFGQMDELRSFVMKKIHEHQETMDPGNPRDFIDCFLTKLNQEKDVSSSEFHYENLVSTVLDLFLAGTETTSTTIRYAFMLLLKYPDIQEHVQQEIDTVIGRQRVPQMEDRKSLPFTEAVIHEVQRFLDIVPLNLPHYATKNISFRGYTIPQGTVILPMLHSVLRDQDHWATPTTFNPNHFLDQNGNFQKNPAFLAFSAGKRACVGESLARMEIFLFLVSLLQRFSFSCPGGPDSIDLSPEFSSFTNVPRHYQLIATPR, encoded by the exons ATGGTATCCTTCCGCGCCGCAGGTTACATTCCGAGTAAGGATTTTCAG GCTGGAGCAATGGAGATGTGGAGTAGCGTGGTGTTGGGAGGCCTGCTGTTGGTTCTACTGTGGTTGTTCAggctgaggagacagagacacgtCCGTCTACCCCCAGGACCCCGAGCCCTGCCGCTGCTAGGCAACCTGCATCAGATTGACAAACAGGCCCCCTTCAAGACCCTCACCAAGTGGAGTGGTGTGTATGGGCCAGTGATGACAGTGTATCTGGGGCCCCAGCAAGCCGTGGTGCTGGTGGGGTACGAGGCAGTCAAGGAGGCTCTGGTGGACCAGGCTGAGGACTTCACAGGACGAGCTCCTGTCCCCTTCCTGGTCCTAGTTACCAGGGGATACGGTCTGGCCATTAGTAATGGGGAGTGTTGGCGCCAGCTGCGTCGTTTCACTCTGACCACGCTGAGAGAATTTGGGATGGGCCGTAAGAGGATGGAGGAGTGGATACAGGAGGAGAGCCAACACCTCATAGAAAGTCTGGACGGCACTAAAGCCGTGGCCTTCGACCCCCATCCATTCCTGAGTCGCACCGTGTCCAACGTCATCTGCTCCCTGGTGTTCGGCCAGCGCTTCGGCTACGAGGATGACAACTTCCTGCACTTGCTCAACATCATCTCAGCCGCACTGCGCTTTGGAAGCAGCCCCTTGGGACAGCTGTACAACATCTTCCCCTGGCTGATGGAACGCCTGCCTGGTCGGCAGCAAGTCGTATTCGGCCAGATGGACGAGCTGAGAAGCTTTGTGATGAAGAAGATCCACGAGCACCAGGAGACCATGGACCCAGGCAACCCTAGAGACTTCATAGACTGCTTCCTCACCAAACTCAACCAGGAGAAGGATGTGTCCTCCTCTGAGTTCCATTATGAGAACCTGGTGTCCACAGTGTTGGACCTCTTCCTGGCAGGAACAGAGACCACCAGCACCACTATCAGATACGCCTTCATGCTGCTTCTCAAATACCCCGACATTCAGGAGCACGTTCAGCAGGAGATTGACACAGTGATTGGCCGACAGCGCGTCCCTCAGATGGAGGACAGGAAGTCCCTCCCTTTCACAGAAGCTGTCATCCacgaggtgcagcgcttcctggACATCGTCCCATTGAACCTCCCGCACTATGCCACCAAGAATATCTCATTTAGAGGGTACACTATCCCTCAGGGCACCGTGATCCTCCCGATGCTGCACTCTGTTCTGAGAGACCAGGACCACTGGGCCACGCCCACAACCTTCAACCCCAATCACTTCCTTGATCAGAACGGAAACTTCCAGAAGAACCCCGCCTTCTTGGCTTTCTCTGCAGGTAAGCGTGCCTGTGTGGGGGAGTCTCTGGCTCGTATGGAGATCTTTCTGTTCCTGGTGTCTCTGCTGCAACGTTTCTCCTTCTCCTGCCCTGGAGGACCTGACAGCATTGACCTCAGCCCAGAGTTCAGCAGTTTCACTAACGTGCCGCGTCACTACCAGCTCATCGCTACCCCCCGCTGA
- the LOC121542651 gene encoding cytochrome P450 2F3 isoform X3, whose amino-acid sequence MEMWSSVVLGGLLLVLLWLFRLRRQRHVRLPPGPRALPLLGNLHQIDKQAPFKTLTKWSGVYGPVMTVYLGPQQAVVLVGYEAVKEALVDQAEDFTGRAPVPFLVLVTRGYGLAISNGECWRQLRRFTLTTLREFGMGRKRMEEWIQEESQHLIESLDGTKAVAFDPHPFLSRTVSNVICSLVFGQRFGYEDDNFLHLLNIISAALRFGSSPLGQLYNIFPWLMERLPGRQQVVFGQMDELRSFVMKKIHEHQETMDPGNPRDFIDCFLTKLNQEKDVSSSEFHYENLVSTVLDLFLAGTETTSTTIRYAFMLLLKYPDIQEHVQQEIDTVIGRQRVPQMEDRKSLPFTEAVIHEVQRFLDIVPLNLPHYATKNISFRGYTIPQGTVILPMLHSVLRDQDHWATPTTFNPNHFLDQNGNFQKNPAFLAFSAGKRACVGESLARMEIFLFLVSLLQRFSFSCPGGPDSIDLSPEFSSFTNVPRHYQLIATPR is encoded by the coding sequence ATGGAGATGTGGAGTAGCGTGGTGTTGGGAGGCCTGCTGTTGGTTCTACTGTGGTTGTTCAggctgaggagacagagacacgtCCGTCTACCCCCAGGACCCCGAGCCCTGCCGCTGCTAGGCAACCTGCATCAGATTGACAAACAGGCCCCCTTCAAGACCCTCACCAAGTGGAGTGGTGTGTATGGGCCAGTGATGACAGTGTATCTGGGGCCCCAGCAAGCCGTGGTGCTGGTGGGGTACGAGGCAGTCAAGGAGGCTCTGGTGGACCAGGCTGAGGACTTCACAGGACGAGCTCCTGTCCCCTTCCTGGTCCTAGTTACCAGGGGATACGGTCTGGCCATTAGTAATGGGGAGTGTTGGCGCCAGCTGCGTCGTTTCACTCTGACCACGCTGAGAGAATTTGGGATGGGCCGTAAGAGGATGGAGGAGTGGATACAGGAGGAGAGCCAACACCTCATAGAAAGTCTGGACGGCACTAAAGCCGTGGCCTTCGACCCCCATCCATTCCTGAGTCGCACCGTGTCCAACGTCATCTGCTCCCTGGTGTTCGGCCAGCGCTTCGGCTACGAGGATGACAACTTCCTGCACTTGCTCAACATCATCTCAGCCGCACTGCGCTTTGGAAGCAGCCCCTTGGGACAGCTGTACAACATCTTCCCCTGGCTGATGGAACGCCTGCCTGGTCGGCAGCAAGTCGTATTCGGCCAGATGGACGAGCTGAGAAGCTTTGTGATGAAGAAGATCCACGAGCACCAGGAGACCATGGACCCAGGCAACCCTAGAGACTTCATAGACTGCTTCCTCACCAAACTCAACCAGGAGAAGGATGTGTCCTCCTCTGAGTTCCATTATGAGAACCTGGTGTCCACAGTGTTGGACCTCTTCCTGGCAGGAACAGAGACCACCAGCACCACTATCAGATACGCCTTCATGCTGCTTCTCAAATACCCCGACATTCAGGAGCACGTTCAGCAGGAGATTGACACAGTGATTGGCCGACAGCGCGTCCCTCAGATGGAGGACAGGAAGTCCCTCCCTTTCACAGAAGCTGTCATCCacgaggtgcagcgcttcctggACATCGTCCCATTGAACCTCCCGCACTATGCCACCAAGAATATCTCATTTAGAGGGTACACTATCCCTCAGGGCACCGTGATCCTCCCGATGCTGCACTCTGTTCTGAGAGACCAGGACCACTGGGCCACGCCCACAACCTTCAACCCCAATCACTTCCTTGATCAGAACGGAAACTTCCAGAAGAACCCCGCCTTCTTGGCTTTCTCTGCAGGTAAGCGTGCCTGTGTGGGGGAGTCTCTGGCTCGTATGGAGATCTTTCTGTTCCTGGTGTCTCTGCTGCAACGTTTCTCCTTCTCCTGCCCTGGAGGACCTGACAGCATTGACCTCAGCCCAGAGTTCAGCAGTTTCACTAACGTGCCGCGTCACTACCAGCTCATCGCTACCCCCCGCTGA